A genomic window from Equus caballus isolate H_3958 breed thoroughbred chromosome 5, TB-T2T, whole genome shotgun sequence includes:
- the LOC138924258 gene encoding neuroblastoma breakpoint family member 11-like isoform X3 has translation MFGFLCPASGSTSSANITMAVCPHALSDPRAEVTLQESNQELRSQLAQSKQDFQALMEEFLVSEAAAYSLATELQKHKCGECKDIIESVLGDKLPFEEGKLAEKSTLAKKLRESNLLIQEQEQQLAYLRHKLQEGREVRALLSQHLNDLLTHNGSDDHQGQAFRQQLAEGYRLATHLAHILGPGNNEDKEDEKTQGTLTHRLGRDVPPTVEPPLPRACLEEYSWTCATDVGQSESCWTQSSSAVFCFQGLAVSSLADTPSQHTDPEDDGGVQDGLCCRLGRDVPPTVEPPLPRACLEEYSWTCATDVGQSESCWTQSSSAVFCFQGLAVSSLADTPSQHTDPEDDGGVQDGLCCRLGRDVPPTVEPPLPRACLEEYSWTCATDVGQSESCWTQSSSAVFCFQGLAVSSLADTPSQHTDPEDDGGVQDGLCCRLGRDVPPTVEPPLPRACLEEYSWTCATDVGQSESCWTQSSSAVFCFQGLAVSSLADTPSQHTDPEDDGGVQDGLCCSVVTCGQMPEVCSSVGGWRALSRSLFLLSPSGGRMSASARLPFPRWRLFPGQDGPS, from the exons ATGTTTGGGTTTCTCTGCCCAGCCTCTGGCTCTACCTCTTCTGCCAACATCACCATGGCCGTGTGTCCTCACGCTTTGTCTGATCCGAGGGCAGAGGTGACCCTCCAGGAGTCCAACCAGGAATTGCGTTCACAGCTGGCACAAAGCAAGCAGGACTTCCAAGCCCTCATGGAGGAATTCCTTGTATCCGAAGCTGCTGCCTACTCCCTGGCCACCGAGCTGCAGAAGCACA AGTGTGGAGAGTGCAAAGACATCATTGAATCCGTGCTTGGGGACAAGCTGCCTTTTGAGGAGGGGAAGCTGGCAGAGAAGTCAACGCTAGCCAAGAAGCTCAG GGAATCCAATCTCCTAATTCAAGAGCAGGAGCAGCAACTGGCCTATCTGCGGCACAAGTTACAGGAAGGGCGAGAAGTGCGGGCCCTGCTGAGTCAGCACCTCAATGACCTGCTGACACACAACGGCTCTGACGACCACCAAGGGCAGGCCTTCCGCCAGCAACTGGCTGAGGGATATAGGCTGGCCACGCACCTTGCCCACATACTCGGCCCAG GGAATAACGAAGACAAGGAAGACGAAAAGACACAAGGCACACTCACTCACAG gctcggcagggatgtgccgcccacggtcgagcctccgctcccgagagcgtgcctggaggaatactcctggacctgcgccacggacgtcggccagtccgagtcctgctggactcagtcgagcagtgccgtcttctgcttccagggcctggccgtctcctccctggcagacaccccca gccaacacaccgatccggaggacgacgggggcgtccaagacggcctgtgttgcag gctcggcagggatgtgccgcccacggtcgagcctccgctcccgagagcgtgcctggaggaatactcctggacctgcgccacggacgtcggccagtccgagtcctgctggactcagtcgagcagtgccgtcttctgcttccagggcctggccgtctcctccctggcagacaccccca gccaacacaccgatccggaggacgacgggggcgtccaagacggcctgtgttgcag gctcggcagggatgtgccgcccacggtcgagcctccgctcccgagagcgtgcctggaggaatactcctggacctgcgccacggacgtcggccagtccgagtcctgctggactcagtcgagcagtgccgtcttctgcttccagggcctggccgtctcctccctggcagacaccccca gccaacacaccgatccggaggacgacgggggcgtccaagacggcctgtgttgcag gctcggcagggatgtgccgcccacggtcgagcctccgctcccgagagcgtgcctggaggaatactcctggacctgcgccacggacgtcggccagtccgagtcctgctggactcagtcgagcagtgccgtcttctgcttccagggcctggccgtctcctccctggcagacaccccca gccaacacaccgatccggaggacgacgggggcgtccaagacggcctgtgttgcag tgtggtcacgtgcggtcagatgccggaggtgtgctcatctgtcggcggatggcgtgcgctctcccgttctctctttcttctgtcacccagcgggggacgcatgtctgcctctgcccggttgccgttcccacggtggcggctatttcccggccaagacggtccttcgtga
- the LOC138924258 gene encoding neuroblastoma breakpoint family member 6-like isoform X1 yields MFGFLCPASGSTSSANITMAVCPHALSDPRAEVTLQESNQELRSQLAQSKQDFQALMEEFLVSEAAAYSLATELQKHKCGECKDIIESVLGDKLPFEEGKLAEKSTLAKKLRESNLLIQEQEQQLAYLRHKLQEGREVRALLSQHLNDLLTHNGSDDHQGQAFRQQLAEGYRLATHLAHILGPGNNEDKEDEKTQGTLTHRLGRDVPPTVEPPLPRACLEEYSWTCATDVGQSESCWTQSSSAVFCFQGLAVSSLADTPSQHTDPEDDGGVQDGLCCRLGRDVPPTVEPPLPRACLEEYSWTCATDVGQSESCWTQSSSAVFCFQGLAVSSLADTPSQHTDPEDDGGVQDGLCCRLGRDVPPTVEPPLPRACLEEYSWTCATDVGQSESCWTQSSSAVFCFQGLAVSSLADTPSQHTDPEDDGGVQDGLCCRLGRDVPPTVEPPLPRACLEEYSWTCATDVGQSESCWTQSSSAVFCFQGLAVSSLADTPSQHTDPEDDGGVQDGLCCSLSSNLLYMKDNGFPKDAVNKYFFSRCIEHDLSSSYRPYSDSSLSFDRHEIFQTLDAEAPTLEAGHRGPLRTNWSFQRPELQASQTQLQPGTQVTSYLLLQLDQLDCGAGKARLGLCSTTWSFRAHDPFRNQWPLFQGLGFDASLRGKKPPKLEGDALEGSAALSAQKQKIIKRKLLFNKWRITCNFPSLQLRVLRYQDLWI; encoded by the exons ATGTTTGGGTTTCTCTGCCCAGCCTCTGGCTCTACCTCTTCTGCCAACATCACCATGGCCGTGTGTCCTCACGCTTTGTCTGATCCGAGGGCAGAGGTGACCCTCCAGGAGTCCAACCAGGAATTGCGTTCACAGCTGGCACAAAGCAAGCAGGACTTCCAAGCCCTCATGGAGGAATTCCTTGTATCCGAAGCTGCTGCCTACTCCCTGGCCACCGAGCTGCAGAAGCACA AGTGTGGAGAGTGCAAAGACATCATTGAATCCGTGCTTGGGGACAAGCTGCCTTTTGAGGAGGGGAAGCTGGCAGAGAAGTCAACGCTAGCCAAGAAGCTCAG GGAATCCAATCTCCTAATTCAAGAGCAGGAGCAGCAACTGGCCTATCTGCGGCACAAGTTACAGGAAGGGCGAGAAGTGCGGGCCCTGCTGAGTCAGCACCTCAATGACCTGCTGACACACAACGGCTCTGACGACCACCAAGGGCAGGCCTTCCGCCAGCAACTGGCTGAGGGATATAGGCTGGCCACGCACCTTGCCCACATACTCGGCCCAG GGAATAACGAAGACAAGGAAGACGAAAAGACACAAGGCACACTCACTCACAG gctcggcagggatgtgccgcccacggtcgagcctccgctcccgagagcgtgcctggaggaatactcctggacctgcgccacggacgtcggccagtccgagtcctgctggactcagtcgagcagtgccgtcttctgcttccagggcctggccgtctcctccctggcagacaccccca gccaacacaccgatccggaggacgacgggggcgtccaagacggcctgtgttgcag gctcggcagggatgtgccgcccacggtcgagcctccgctcccgagagcgtgcctggaggaatactcctggacctgcgccacggacgtcggccagtccgagtcctgctggactcagtcgagcagtgccgtcttctgcttccagggcctggccgtctcctccctggcagacaccccca gccaacacaccgatccggaggacgacgggggcgtccaagacggcctgtgttgcag gctcggcagggatgtgccgcccacggtcgagcctccgctcccgagagcgtgcctggaggaatactcctggacctgcgccacggacgtcggccagtccgagtcctgctggactcagtcgagcagtgccgtcttctgcttccagggcctggccgtctcctccctggcagacaccccca gccaacacaccgatccggaggacgacgggggcgtccaagacggcctgtgttgcag gctcggcagggatgtgccgcccacggtcgagcctccgctcccgagagcgtgcctggaggaatactcctggacctgcgccacggacgtcggccagtccgagtcctgctggactcagtcgagcagtgccgtcttctgcttccagggcctggccgtctcctccctggcagacaccccca gccaacacaccgatccggaggacgacgggggcgtccaagacggcctgtgttgcag CCTCAGCAGCAATCTGCTCTATATGAAAGATAATGGATTCCCCAAGGACGccgtgaataaatattttttttctcgtTGCATTGAACATGACCTGTCCTCCTCCTACAGACCTTACAGTGATTCTTCATTGTCATTTGACAGACACGAAATCTTCCAAACCCTGGATGCAGAGG CTCCCACCCTGGAGGCCGGTCACCGAGGGCCTTTGAGGACAAACTGGAGTTTCCAAAGGCCAGAGCTGCAAGCTTCACAGACACAGCTGCAGCCAGGCACCCAGGTGACCAGTTATCTGCTGCTGCAGCTGGACCAGTTGGACTGTGGTGCCGGCAAAGCCAGGCTTGGCCTTTGCTCCACCACCTGGAGCTTTAGAGCCCACGATCCCTTCAGAAATCAGTGGCCGCTCTTccaag gacTGGGTTTCGATGCTTCCCTCAGAGGAAAGAAACCTCCCAAGCTGGAGGGTGATGCTCTTGAGGGCTCAGCTGCCTTAAGTGCCCAGAAACAGAAgattatcaaaagaaaactgctCTTCAACAAGTGGAGGATAACATGCAATTTCCCCAGCCTTCAGCTGAGGGTACTGAG ataCCAAGATCTCTGGATCTAA
- the LOC138924258 gene encoding neuroblastoma breakpoint family member 6-like isoform X2: MAVCPHALSDPRAEVTLQESNQELRSQLAQSKQDFQALMEEFLVSEAAAYSLATELQKHKCGECKDIIESVLGDKLPFEEGKLAEKSTLAKKLRESNLLIQEQEQQLAYLRHKLQEGREVRALLSQHLNDLLTHNGSDDHQGQAFRQQLAEGYRLATHLAHILGPGNNEDKEDEKTQGTLTHRLGRDVPPTVEPPLPRACLEEYSWTCATDVGQSESCWTQSSSAVFCFQGLAVSSLADTPSQHTDPEDDGGVQDGLCCRLGRDVPPTVEPPLPRACLEEYSWTCATDVGQSESCWTQSSSAVFCFQGLAVSSLADTPSQHTDPEDDGGVQDGLCCRLGRDVPPTVEPPLPRACLEEYSWTCATDVGQSESCWTQSSSAVFCFQGLAVSSLADTPSQHTDPEDDGGVQDGLCCRLGRDVPPTVEPPLPRACLEEYSWTCATDVGQSESCWTQSSSAVFCFQGLAVSSLADTPSQHTDPEDDGGVQDGLCCSLSSNLLYMKDNGFPKDAVNKYFFSRCIEHDLSSSYRPYSDSSLSFDRHEIFQTLDAEAPTLEAGHRGPLRTNWSFQRPELQASQTQLQPGTQVTSYLLLQLDQLDCGAGKARLGLCSTTWSFRAHDPFRNQWPLFQGLGFDASLRGKKPPKLEGDALEGSAALSAQKQKIIKRKLLFNKWRITCNFPSLQLRVLRYQDLWI, from the exons ATGGCCGTGTGTCCTCACGCTTTGTCTGATCCGAGGGCAGAGGTGACCCTCCAGGAGTCCAACCAGGAATTGCGTTCACAGCTGGCACAAAGCAAGCAGGACTTCCAAGCCCTCATGGAGGAATTCCTTGTATCCGAAGCTGCTGCCTACTCCCTGGCCACCGAGCTGCAGAAGCACA AGTGTGGAGAGTGCAAAGACATCATTGAATCCGTGCTTGGGGACAAGCTGCCTTTTGAGGAGGGGAAGCTGGCAGAGAAGTCAACGCTAGCCAAGAAGCTCAG GGAATCCAATCTCCTAATTCAAGAGCAGGAGCAGCAACTGGCCTATCTGCGGCACAAGTTACAGGAAGGGCGAGAAGTGCGGGCCCTGCTGAGTCAGCACCTCAATGACCTGCTGACACACAACGGCTCTGACGACCACCAAGGGCAGGCCTTCCGCCAGCAACTGGCTGAGGGATATAGGCTGGCCACGCACCTTGCCCACATACTCGGCCCAG GGAATAACGAAGACAAGGAAGACGAAAAGACACAAGGCACACTCACTCACAG gctcggcagggatgtgccgcccacggtcgagcctccgctcccgagagcgtgcctggaggaatactcctggacctgcgccacggacgtcggccagtccgagtcctgctggactcagtcgagcagtgccgtcttctgcttccagggcctggccgtctcctccctggcagacaccccca gccaacacaccgatccggaggacgacgggggcgtccaagacggcctgtgttgcag gctcggcagggatgtgccgcccacggtcgagcctccgctcccgagagcgtgcctggaggaatactcctggacctgcgccacggacgtcggccagtccgagtcctgctggactcagtcgagcagtgccgtcttctgcttccagggcctggccgtctcctccctggcagacaccccca gccaacacaccgatccggaggacgacgggggcgtccaagacggcctgtgttgcag gctcggcagggatgtgccgcccacggtcgagcctccgctcccgagagcgtgcctggaggaatactcctggacctgcgccacggacgtcggccagtccgagtcctgctggactcagtcgagcagtgccgtcttctgcttccagggcctggccgtctcctccctggcagacaccccca gccaacacaccgatccggaggacgacgggggcgtccaagacggcctgtgttgcag gctcggcagggatgtgccgcccacggtcgagcctccgctcccgagagcgtgcctggaggaatactcctggacctgcgccacggacgtcggccagtccgagtcctgctggactcagtcgagcagtgccgtcttctgcttccagggcctggccgtctcctccctggcagacaccccca gccaacacaccgatccggaggacgacgggggcgtccaagacggcctgtgttgcag CCTCAGCAGCAATCTGCTCTATATGAAAGATAATGGATTCCCCAAGGACGccgtgaataaatattttttttctcgtTGCATTGAACATGACCTGTCCTCCTCCTACAGACCTTACAGTGATTCTTCATTGTCATTTGACAGACACGAAATCTTCCAAACCCTGGATGCAGAGG CTCCCACCCTGGAGGCCGGTCACCGAGGGCCTTTGAGGACAAACTGGAGTTTCCAAAGGCCAGAGCTGCAAGCTTCACAGACACAGCTGCAGCCAGGCACCCAGGTGACCAGTTATCTGCTGCTGCAGCTGGACCAGTTGGACTGTGGTGCCGGCAAAGCCAGGCTTGGCCTTTGCTCCACCACCTGGAGCTTTAGAGCCCACGATCCCTTCAGAAATCAGTGGCCGCTCTTccaag gacTGGGTTTCGATGCTTCCCTCAGAGGAAAGAAACCTCCCAAGCTGGAGGGTGATGCTCTTGAGGGCTCAGCTGCCTTAAGTGCCCAGAAACAGAAgattatcaaaagaaaactgctCTTCAACAAGTGGAGGATAACATGCAATTTCCCCAGCCTTCAGCTGAGGGTACTGAG ataCCAAGATCTCTGGATCTAA